The Anabaena sp. PCC 7108 region AGTGGCTTGGTTAAACCGTGGTTTATCTTTAGTAGAATTAGAACGTTATGAAGATGCAATTGTATCTTTTGATCAAGCGTTAAAATTTCAGCCCAATTCCCCTAAAATCTGGGATAAACGTGGTTACACTTTGGTGATGTTGGGAGAAGACGAGGAAGCAATTATCAACTTTGATAAAGCTTTAGAAATAAAGTCAGACTATGCTAGTGCTTATTACAATAAAGCAGCTTGTTATGCGCTACAAAGAGAAATTGAATTAGCTTTAGAAAATCTTCAAAAGGCTATTCAACTTAATCCCCTATTTCGGGAAGATGCTGCGAGTGATATAGATTTTGATGATATTAAAAAGGAACCAAAATTTCAAGAATTAATTAGAGAGCTAATTTGATGAAAAAATTACGTAATCTGAAGGAAATAATTCAAACTATCTTGGGCATATAAAATTATGATAATTCAATAAACCTTTAATTATTTAGACTTTCTTTTTTATCCCTCTCTTGCTTATTAACTATTTCTTAACCAGATATCAACCGCAGAAACAAACACTTTTGCAGAAATCCAGATGCTTTGTTATCCGCAGTTGGGTTGTGAGTATGGGCTGGAGTCGGTCAAATAATCCCAGCAAATAGGTCATCTAATCCATAGGGAGTGAAAAATTGCGATTTTCCTTGGCTATAGTCATAGCAGGTATCTATTATCCAACCATGACAGACCAGATTGTTTGCTCTTGAATAATCCTGATAAAATGTTTAGATGTTAAAAACACAACATCCTCAAAAAACAAAACCCGGTTGGTCTTTAGATGAGCGAGATCCAAAGTTCATCGAAACAATCATGCCCCTCTTAGGTTTTTTGTATAACTACTATTTTCGAGTTCAAACTAGTGGCTGGGAAAATATCCCAGATGAAAAAATCCTGATTGTCGGTTCCCACAACGGGGGACTTGCTTCTCCCGACACATCAATGATGATGTATGACTGGGTACGCCGATTTGGTGCTGAAAAACCAATTTACGGTTTAATGCATCCCAAAGCTTGGCAGGTTTTCCCAGCTTTAGCGGAAACAGCTATGAAGGGTGGGGCTGTTATGGCTCATCCACAAATGGCTTATCAGGCTTTACGGTCTGGAGCTAGTGTTTTAGTTTATCCTGGTGGTGCAGAAGATGTGTTCCGTCCCCATCAAATGCGGGACAAAATTTACTTTGCTGAACGACGTGGATTTATTAAGCTGGCCTTACGGGAAAATGTGCCAATTGTGCCGGCAATTTCTTGGGGGGCGCATGATACTCTATTTGTCTTGGCTGATTTGTACGAAGTTGTGGAGCAATTCCACAAGTGGGGTATGCCGTGGCTGTTTGGGGTTGATCCACTAGTCTTTCCTGTTTATCTGGGACTACCTTGGGGTTTAGCTATTGGACCTCTGCCAAATATTCCTTTGCCTGTGCCTATCCATACTAGGGTATGTCCACCAATTGTGTTTGAACGCTATGGAAAAGAAGCCGCAAGCGATCGCACTTATGTTAATGAATGCTATGAGTTAGTCAAAAGTCAGATGCAGCAGGAATTGGATAATTTAATCCAACAAGCTGGTAATTAATATAATGGGGCGGGTTTTCGCCCCTAGATATAGCAGGTGACTAAGATTGATACAAATGGACTGACGCGGGGACGCGGGGACGAGGGGACACGGGGACGCGGAGATTCATTTGTAACTTTACTTAAGTGAATTGATATAACCTCTTTGTCCGTTGCTATAATTACGAATCACCTCATGTTCACTTCATTACTTATCAAAAAAGACTGACCGCGTCACTGCGTCTCCCCATCTCCGCGCGGTTCCTTAATGATAAGTCTTTAACCGAACAGAATATTACACCGTTACGGCTTGTCGTACTTCCACTGCTTCCCCAGTTAAGCTAAAGGGGCGAACTTCGGTAATTTTAACTTTTACTATTTGCCCTTTGAGTTCGTTGATATCGCCAGTGAAGAAAGTCAGACGATTACCGCGAGTGCGTCCCATGACTTGGGTTTTGTCTTTGGTATTTTGGTCTTCAACTAGTACTTCTTCAATTCTGCCAAAATAACGTTGCGATCGCTCGGCGGCTTTGACATTGACGAGATGATTTAATCTTTGTAAGCGATCGCTTTTGACTTCTTCACTCAATTGATTATCCCACAAGGCCGCAGGTGTTCCCGGACGAGGTGAATAAGCAGCAGTATTCAACAAATCAAAACCAATATCATCTACCAATTTCAGCGTATTTTCAAACTGTTCTTCTGTCTCTCCCGGAAAACCCACAATTGCATCTCCACTAATAGACGCATCAGGCATATAGCGGCGGATAGTATCAATAATCCGGCGATATTTCTCTTGGGTATAACCTCGTGACATCGCCTTTAATAGCTCATTATCCCCAGATTGAAAAGGAATATGAAAATGTTCGCACACCTTGGGCAACTCTGCACAAGCCTTAATTAGCCGTTCTGTAAAATAACGGGGATGACTGGTGGCAAAACGCAGCCGTTCAATTCCTGGCACATCATGTACATAATACAGTAAATCTGTCAATGTGTGCAGGTGACGACCTTCAGGAGTTGCACCTGGTAAATCTCTGCCGTAAGCATCAATATTTTGACCGAGTAGGGTAATTTCTTTATAACCTTGTTGACCTAATTCTGTGATTTCCGCCCGAATAGCTTCCGGTGTTCGAGACTGTTCCACACCGCGCACGTTAGGAACTACACAATAAGTACAACGTTCGTTACAGCCATAAATCACATTTACCCAAGCTGTCACCTGACTATCTCGACGTGGTTGGGTGATATCTTCCATGATATGCACCTCTTCTGTAGCGACAACCTGATTGCCTTCAAAAACTGACTCTAGCAAATCTTTGAGGCGATTAGCGTGTTGAGGTCCCATCACCAAATCTAATTCTGGCACACGCCGTAATAAAGCTTCTCCTTCTTGTTGGGCA contains the following coding sequences:
- the miaB gene encoding tRNA (N6-isopentenyl adenosine(37)-C2)-methylthiotransferase MiaB, whose product is MTTSSRRYHITTFGCQMNKADSERMAGILEDMGFEWSEDPNHADVILYNTCTIRDNAEQKVYSYLGRQAKRKHEQPDLTLVVAGCVAQQEGEALLRRVPELDLVMGPQHANRLKDLLESVFEGNQVVATEEVHIMEDITQPRRDSQVTAWVNVIYGCNERCTYCVVPNVRGVEQSRTPEAIRAEITELGQQGYKEITLLGQNIDAYGRDLPGATPEGRHLHTLTDLLYYVHDVPGIERLRFATSHPRYFTERLIKACAELPKVCEHFHIPFQSGDNELLKAMSRGYTQEKYRRIIDTIRRYMPDASISGDAIVGFPGETEEQFENTLKLVDDIGFDLLNTAAYSPRPGTPAALWDNQLSEEVKSDRLQRLNHLVNVKAAERSQRYFGRIEEVLVEDQNTKDKTQVMGRTRGNRLTFFTGDINELKGQIVKVKITEVRPFSLTGEAVEVRQAVTV
- a CDS encoding lysophospholipid acyltransferase family protein; this encodes MLKTQHPQKTKPGWSLDERDPKFIETIMPLLGFLYNYYFRVQTSGWENIPDEKILIVGSHNGGLASPDTSMMMYDWVRRFGAEKPIYGLMHPKAWQVFPALAETAMKGGAVMAHPQMAYQALRSGASVLVYPGGAEDVFRPHQMRDKIYFAERRGFIKLALRENVPIVPAISWGAHDTLFVLADLYEVVEQFHKWGMPWLFGVDPLVFPVYLGLPWGLAIGPLPNIPLPVPIHTRVCPPIVFERYGKEAASDRTYVNECYELVKSQMQQELDNLIQQAGN